ATCGAGATTATGCGTTCACAAAAAAAAGGCCCCTTCATTGACGATTACCTGGCCAAGCGCATCGAGGCGATGAACCAGCGCAACGAGAAAAAGGTGCTCCGCACCTGGTCGCGGCGCTCCACCACCATCCCCGAGATGGTCGGCCACACCATCGCGGTGCACAACGGCAAGAAGTTCATCCCGGTGTACATCACCGAAAACATGGTCGGGCACAAGCTGGGCGAGTTCAGCTTCACGCGCCAGTTCAAGGGACACTCGATGAGGGCCGCCACCGAGGTCGCCGCCAAGCCGGCCGGCGTGCCCGGAGGCCCCGGAGCCATCGTGCCTTCGGCCCCCGCGGCCCCCGCGGCCCCTAAGGCGTAG
Above is a genomic segment from Terriglobia bacterium containing:
- the rpsS gene encoding 30S ribosomal protein S19, which produces MMRSQKKGPFIDDYLAKRIEAMNQRNEKKVLRTWSRRSTTIPEMVGHTIAVHNGKKFIPVYITENMVGHKLGEFSFTRQFKGHSMRAATEVAAKPAGVPGGPGAIVPSAPAAPAAPKA